A single Cottoperca gobio chromosome 3, fCotGob3.1, whole genome shotgun sequence DNA region contains:
- the LOC115026126 gene encoding transmembrane protein 138-like encodes MLFNTYVFQIGLVAILLERFRALLMLSALYLTFSIILHSWLMNLRWLNTNRFIWTDGLQVLFVFQRAASVLYYYLYKRTTEYLGDPRLYEDSPWLRELFSRVRQ; translated from the exons ATGCTGTTTAACACCTACGTGTTCCAGATCGGCCTGGTCGCCATATTGCTGGAGCGGTTTAGAGCTCTGCTaatgctctctgctctctattTGACCTTCAGTATCATACTCCATTCCTGGCTTATG AATCTACGTTGGCTAAATACCAACAGATTTATTTGGACAGACGGGCTTCAGGTGCTGTTTGTCTTCCAAAGAGCCG CTTCTGTGTTGTACTACTACTTGTACAAGAGGACCACCGAGTATCTAGGCGACCCTCGGCTCTATGAGGATTCACCGTGGCTGCGAGAACTGTTCTCTCGGGTCAGACAGTGA
- the LOC115026102 gene encoding cilia- and flagella-associated protein 70 isoform X2: METPGNTAETNYKSIKITVIRGNNLQGKKTDSFHSFLRVEVDGNVLGESDKKQVDPVEQRVDYDFTCSFHCSNNTQALSDIAHKPIILTVREAPPEEEKVEAKTAVLGQAVVDLLPLLQGQCSFSSTVPLNPVTSHSAKDISNRQSTLDVCVSVSDPLLSEAELSASNLLKVTVETAYSIPEPWMLQSGPAPTPCTYTAALEVPLTAQKDQVLVFCEGQLKAGGKREEKGRKRKRPHQALLVPENHFLPAAFFQAEPIKEEDGQLTGLEDREFRNEAETTMNRVSWDTEMRCFLDAGGTTRLRQKITESRMWPVEIMRSLAPLTKASETKTLAEENPEIPFHGVAFVDMGRLLYPGVSRIRGAYSIQPFSEAELLHKAKRSVSVLKAKAAVNQVQAPVSSAAGFNKAKEGKNLNGNMYVEARTYIIIEIALEKPLVPITSPEELSRRVKALIPPRSPLPAGPSRAERAVLDFHRQVGNVMTHILNQHKELFGARCKPSEDCSREQMKVQLMGSLNVSGTYFAFKEQMKHAVVRIVRDKMQRTEPFTDPQELRAFVSKLYVYLVDEMHIALNKNYSEDVNDDSLDEIQLSSSQLRHFAREARLTGDYQLAAQYFQELVVRKPSEPSHKFEWGSLYMLTGDYMKARECFHDAVSIQQAHQPSLMMCGVLAAMFEHHEEAQTFLERAISIDPASVVAWTLLGLLHYSQNESILAERALLEARSQLRAKEAKKQTQRDEETKVREEDKEVKNQREEEDMATSACQSSTVKKDPYRGDQNSEVQGDPPVESVSSRAAPAKCSSTIYTEAVQFLLQNTALQMAEHALSLKLLSANGGHSGSYLLHLAQLQLLRADYSSAAATLKEALFHRDQDVDVWALNGHCHYLQGEFSDAQESYERSLNFLQQPSDSHLVLLRLGSIFLQQGKFEQAKVVYLQACEQSPSCLTWLSLGTACYRLEELCVAEEALTEANHLNNKNAEVWAYLSLICLRSGRQEEAEQFYKYATRFNLQESLLKELDEVKDQHRFTHLQSCFGTSS, encoded by the exons TGACAGTGAGAGAGGCCCCGCCTGAGGAGGAGAAAGTTGAGGCGAAGACAGCGGTGCTGGGCCAAGCTGTGGTCGACCTGCTGCCACTGCTACAAG GTCAGTGCAGCTTCTCGTCCACAGTCCCACTGAATCCGGTGACCAGCCACTCAGCCAAAGACATCAGCAACAGG CAGTCGACCttggatgtgtgtgtcagtgtgtccgATCCCCTGCTGTCTGAGGCTGAACTCTCAGCCTCCAACCTGCTGAAGGTAACTGTGGAGACAGCCTACTCCATCCCTGAGCCATGGATGCTGCAGTCTGGCCCCGCCCCCACTCCATGCACATACACTGCTGCCCTGGAGGTCCCGCTTACTGCACAG AAAGATCAGGTGCTGGTGTTCTGTGAGGGGCAGCTGAAGGCGgggggaaagagggaggaaaaggGCAGAAAAAGGAAGAGGCCCCATCAGGCCCTGCTGGTCCCGGAGAACCACTTCCTGCCTGCTGCCTTTTTCCAGGCAGAGCCAATCAAAGAGGAGGACGGCCAGCTGACTGGATTAGAG GACCGTGAGTTTCGCAATGAGGCAGAGACCACGATGAATAGGGTGAGCTGGGACACTGAGATGCGCTGCTTCCTGGATGCAGGAGGAACTACCAG GCTGCGGCAGAAGATCACTGAGAGCAGAATGTGGCCGGTGGAGATTATGAGGTCGTTGGCTCCGCTGACAAAGGCATCAGAAACAAAAACG ctagcTGAGGAGAACCCAGAGATCCCCTTCCATGGTGTGGCGTTTGTGGACATGGGGCGGCTGCTGTATCCTGGAGTCAGCCGCATCCGAGGAGCATACAGCATTCAGCCCTTCTCTGAGGCTGAGTTGCTGCACAAG gCCAAGCGGAGTGTCAGTGTGTTAAAGGCCAAGGCAGCAGTCAACCAGGTCCAAGCTCCTGTTAGCTCAGCTGCAGGCTTTAACAAGGCAAAGGAAGGGAAGAACTTGAATGGAAAT ATGTACGTGGAGGCCAGAACGTATATTATCATTGAGATAGCCTTGGAGAAACCGCTGGTCCCAATAACATCTCCAGAGGAGCTGTCCAGAAG GGTAAAGGCGTTGATCCCACCCAGATCTCCACTTCCAGCGGGTCCTAGCAGAGCAGAAAGA GCGGTGCTTGACTTCCACAGGCAGGTAGGTAACGTGATGACCCATATTTTGAACCAGCATAAGGAATTGTTTGGAGCAAGATGCAAGCCGTCTGAAGACTGCAGCCGGGAGCAAATGAAGGTTCAGCTGATGGGATCGCTCAATGTTTCTGGGACATACTTCGCCTTCAAGGAACAGATGAAG CATGCAGTGGTGAGGATTGTACGAGACAAGATGCAGCGCACAGAGCCATTCACTGACCCTCAGGAGCTAAGGGCTTTTGTCAGCAAGCTATATGTTTACCTGGTGGACGAGATGCACATAGCTCTCAACAAG AATTATTCAGAAGACGTCAATGATGACTCCTTGGATGAGATCCAGTTGAGTTCTTCTCAGCTCAGACATTTTGCCAGAGAGGCTCGGCTTACTGGGGATTATCAGCTGGCAGCTCAGTACTTCCAAGAG CTGGTGGTGAGGAAACCCAGTGAACCCTCCCACAAGTTTGAGTGGGGAAGCCTCTACATGCTGACCGGAGACTACATGAAGGCTAGAGAGTGTTTCCATGATGCTGTGTCCATCCAGCAGGCACACCAACCCAG CCTGATGATGTGTGGGGTATTGGCAGCAATGTTTGAACATCACGAGGAGGCCCAGACCTTCCTGGAGAGAGCCATCAGCATAGACCCGGCCAGTGTGGTGGCCTGGACGCTGCTGG GCTTGCTCCATTACAGCCAGAACGAATCCATCCTGGCTGAGAGGGCTCTTCTGGAGGCCAGAAGTCAGCTGAGGGCAAAAGAAGCAAAGAAGCAAACACAGAGGGATGAGGAGACGAAGGTCAGGGAGGAAGACAAGGAGGTGAAAAACcagcgagaggaggaggacatggCCACGTCTGCATGTCAGTCTTCCACTGTTAAGAAAG ACCCATATCGTGGAGACCAGAACTCAGAAGTGCAAGGAGACCCTCCAGTAGAGAGTGTCAGCTCCAGAGCCGCTCCTGCTAAATGCTCCTCCACAATTTACACAGAGGCGGTTCAGTTCCTGCTGCAGAACACTGCCCTGCAG ATGGCGGAGCATGCTCTGTCGCTGAAGCTGCTGTCGGCAAACGGTGGTCACAGTGGCTCCTATCTTCTTCATCTAGCCCAGTTGCAGCTGCTCAGAGCCGACTACAGCAGTGCCGCAGCCACCCTCAAGGAGGCGCTGTTTCACAGAGACCag GATGTGGATGTATGGGCGTTGAATGGTCACTGTCACTACCTGCAAGGGGAGTTTAGTGATGCTCAGGAGAGCTATGAGCGAAGCCTGAACTTTCTGCAGCAGCCATCAGACTCTCACCTTGTCCTCCTCCGCCTGGGATCCATTTTCCTCCAGCAGGGAAAG TTTGAGCAAGCCAAAGTCGTCTACCTGCAGGCCTGTGAGCAGTCTCCGTCCTGCCTGACCTGGCTGAGCCTGGGCACCGCCTGTTACCGG ctAGAGGAGCTGTGTGTAGCTGAGGAAGCTTTGACCGAGGCCAATCATTTGAACAACAAGAACGCAGAAGTCTGGGCTTACCTGTCGCTGATCTGCCTCAGG tCAGGCAGACAAGAGGAAGCAGAGCAGTTTTATAAATATGCAACAAGG TTCAACTTGCAGGAGTCACTCCTCAAAGAGTTAGATGAGGTGAAGGATCAGCACCGCTTCACTCATCTGCAGTCATGCTTTGGAACAAGCTCATAA
- the LOC115026102 gene encoding cilia- and flagella-associated protein 70 isoform X1 translates to METPGNTAETNYKSIKITVIRGNNLQGKKTDSFHSFLRVEVDGNVLGESDKKQVDPVEQRVDYDFTCSFHCSNNTQALSDIAHKPIILTVREAPPEEEKVEAKTAVLGQAVVDLLPLLQGQCSFSSTVPLNPVTSHSAKDISNRQSTLDVCVSVSDPLLSEAELSASNLLKVTVETAYSIPEPWMLQSGPAPTPCTYTAALEVPLTAQKDQVLVFCEGQLKAGGKREEKGRKRKRPHQALLVPENHFLPAAFFQAEPIKEEDGQLTGLEDREFRNEAETTMNRVSWDTEMRCFLDAGGTTRLRQKITESRMWPVEIMRSLAPLTKASETKTLAEENPEIPFHGVAFVDMGRLLYPGVSRIRGAYSIQPFSEAELLHKAKRSVSVLKAKAAVNQVQAPVSSAAGFNKAKEGKNLNGNMYVEARTYIIIEIALEKPLVPITSPEELSRRVKALIPPRSPLPAGPSRAERAVLDFHRQVGNVMTHILNQHKELFGARCKPSEDCSREQMKVQLMGSLNVSGTYFAFKEQMKHAVVRIVRDKMQRTEPFTDPQELRAFVSKLYVYLVDEMHIALNKNYSEDVNDDSLDEIQLSSSQLRHFAREARLTGDYQLAAQYFQELVVRKPSEPSHKFEWGSLYMLTGDYMKARECFHDAVSIQQAHQPSLMMCGVLAAMFEHHEEAQTFLERAISIDPASVVAWTLLGLLHYSQNESILAERALLEARSQLRAKEAKKQTQRDEETKVREEDKEVKNQREEEDMATSACQSSTVKKDPYRGDQNSEVQGDPPVESVSSRAAPAKCSSTIYTEAVQFLLQNTALQVKTHIAAGGLISQLLESKHIMAEHALSLKLLSANGGHSGSYLLHLAQLQLLRADYSSAAATLKEALFHRDQDVDVWALNGHCHYLQGEFSDAQESYERSLNFLQQPSDSHLVLLRLGSIFLQQGKFEQAKVVYLQACEQSPSCLTWLSLGTACYRLEELCVAEEALTEANHLNNKNAEVWAYLSLICLRSGRQEEAEQFYKYATRFNLQESLLKELDEVKDQHRFTHLQSCFGTSS, encoded by the exons TGACAGTGAGAGAGGCCCCGCCTGAGGAGGAGAAAGTTGAGGCGAAGACAGCGGTGCTGGGCCAAGCTGTGGTCGACCTGCTGCCACTGCTACAAG GTCAGTGCAGCTTCTCGTCCACAGTCCCACTGAATCCGGTGACCAGCCACTCAGCCAAAGACATCAGCAACAGG CAGTCGACCttggatgtgtgtgtcagtgtgtccgATCCCCTGCTGTCTGAGGCTGAACTCTCAGCCTCCAACCTGCTGAAGGTAACTGTGGAGACAGCCTACTCCATCCCTGAGCCATGGATGCTGCAGTCTGGCCCCGCCCCCACTCCATGCACATACACTGCTGCCCTGGAGGTCCCGCTTACTGCACAG AAAGATCAGGTGCTGGTGTTCTGTGAGGGGCAGCTGAAGGCGgggggaaagagggaggaaaaggGCAGAAAAAGGAAGAGGCCCCATCAGGCCCTGCTGGTCCCGGAGAACCACTTCCTGCCTGCTGCCTTTTTCCAGGCAGAGCCAATCAAAGAGGAGGACGGCCAGCTGACTGGATTAGAG GACCGTGAGTTTCGCAATGAGGCAGAGACCACGATGAATAGGGTGAGCTGGGACACTGAGATGCGCTGCTTCCTGGATGCAGGAGGAACTACCAG GCTGCGGCAGAAGATCACTGAGAGCAGAATGTGGCCGGTGGAGATTATGAGGTCGTTGGCTCCGCTGACAAAGGCATCAGAAACAAAAACG ctagcTGAGGAGAACCCAGAGATCCCCTTCCATGGTGTGGCGTTTGTGGACATGGGGCGGCTGCTGTATCCTGGAGTCAGCCGCATCCGAGGAGCATACAGCATTCAGCCCTTCTCTGAGGCTGAGTTGCTGCACAAG gCCAAGCGGAGTGTCAGTGTGTTAAAGGCCAAGGCAGCAGTCAACCAGGTCCAAGCTCCTGTTAGCTCAGCTGCAGGCTTTAACAAGGCAAAGGAAGGGAAGAACTTGAATGGAAAT ATGTACGTGGAGGCCAGAACGTATATTATCATTGAGATAGCCTTGGAGAAACCGCTGGTCCCAATAACATCTCCAGAGGAGCTGTCCAGAAG GGTAAAGGCGTTGATCCCACCCAGATCTCCACTTCCAGCGGGTCCTAGCAGAGCAGAAAGA GCGGTGCTTGACTTCCACAGGCAGGTAGGTAACGTGATGACCCATATTTTGAACCAGCATAAGGAATTGTTTGGAGCAAGATGCAAGCCGTCTGAAGACTGCAGCCGGGAGCAAATGAAGGTTCAGCTGATGGGATCGCTCAATGTTTCTGGGACATACTTCGCCTTCAAGGAACAGATGAAG CATGCAGTGGTGAGGATTGTACGAGACAAGATGCAGCGCACAGAGCCATTCACTGACCCTCAGGAGCTAAGGGCTTTTGTCAGCAAGCTATATGTTTACCTGGTGGACGAGATGCACATAGCTCTCAACAAG AATTATTCAGAAGACGTCAATGATGACTCCTTGGATGAGATCCAGTTGAGTTCTTCTCAGCTCAGACATTTTGCCAGAGAGGCTCGGCTTACTGGGGATTATCAGCTGGCAGCTCAGTACTTCCAAGAG CTGGTGGTGAGGAAACCCAGTGAACCCTCCCACAAGTTTGAGTGGGGAAGCCTCTACATGCTGACCGGAGACTACATGAAGGCTAGAGAGTGTTTCCATGATGCTGTGTCCATCCAGCAGGCACACCAACCCAG CCTGATGATGTGTGGGGTATTGGCAGCAATGTTTGAACATCACGAGGAGGCCCAGACCTTCCTGGAGAGAGCCATCAGCATAGACCCGGCCAGTGTGGTGGCCTGGACGCTGCTGG GCTTGCTCCATTACAGCCAGAACGAATCCATCCTGGCTGAGAGGGCTCTTCTGGAGGCCAGAAGTCAGCTGAGGGCAAAAGAAGCAAAGAAGCAAACACAGAGGGATGAGGAGACGAAGGTCAGGGAGGAAGACAAGGAGGTGAAAAACcagcgagaggaggaggacatggCCACGTCTGCATGTCAGTCTTCCACTGTTAAGAAAG ACCCATATCGTGGAGACCAGAACTCAGAAGTGCAAGGAGACCCTCCAGTAGAGAGTGTCAGCTCCAGAGCCGCTCCTGCTAAATGCTCCTCCACAATTTACACAGAGGCGGTTCAGTTCCTGCTGCAGAACACTGCCCTGCAGGTGAAAACACACATCGCAGCTGGTGGTTTGATCAGCCAGCTGCTGGAGTCAAAGCACATT ATGGCGGAGCATGCTCTGTCGCTGAAGCTGCTGTCGGCAAACGGTGGTCACAGTGGCTCCTATCTTCTTCATCTAGCCCAGTTGCAGCTGCTCAGAGCCGACTACAGCAGTGCCGCAGCCACCCTCAAGGAGGCGCTGTTTCACAGAGACCag GATGTGGATGTATGGGCGTTGAATGGTCACTGTCACTACCTGCAAGGGGAGTTTAGTGATGCTCAGGAGAGCTATGAGCGAAGCCTGAACTTTCTGCAGCAGCCATCAGACTCTCACCTTGTCCTCCTCCGCCTGGGATCCATTTTCCTCCAGCAGGGAAAG TTTGAGCAAGCCAAAGTCGTCTACCTGCAGGCCTGTGAGCAGTCTCCGTCCTGCCTGACCTGGCTGAGCCTGGGCACCGCCTGTTACCGG ctAGAGGAGCTGTGTGTAGCTGAGGAAGCTTTGACCGAGGCCAATCATTTGAACAACAAGAACGCAGAAGTCTGGGCTTACCTGTCGCTGATCTGCCTCAGG tCAGGCAGACAAGAGGAAGCAGAGCAGTTTTATAAATATGCAACAAGG TTCAACTTGCAGGAGTCACTCCTCAAAGAGTTAGATGAGGTGAAGGATCAGCACCGCTTCACTCATCTGCAGTCATGCTTTGGAACAAGCTCATAA